From one Melospiza melodia melodia isolate bMelMel2 chromosome 4, bMelMel2.pri, whole genome shotgun sequence genomic stretch:
- the IAPP gene encoding islet amyloid polypeptide isoform X1 — protein sequence MCQEMQTRESLAGKMCNLKLSVFFIALSVTLSCLEATPIERLLSVADDLSDGTSKRQGWMLPVMSQNTLPGLSEEMPEQPAAKTKSHQLEKRRCNTATCVTQRLADFLVRSSGSAGALYPPTNVGSNTYGKRDAPGLPGTQPHSHALL from the exons ATGTGTCAGGAAATGCAAACCAGAG AAAGTTTGGCAGGAAAGATGTGCAACCTAAAGCTGTCAGTTTTCTTCATTGCACTTTCTGTCACTCTGAGCTGTTTGGAAGCTACACCTATTGAGAG ATTACTGTCTGTGGCTGATGATCTATCTGATGGTACTTCCAAGAGACAAGGATGGATGTTGCCTGTAATGTCACAGAATACACTCCCAGGACTCAGTGAGGAGATGCCAGAACAACCAGCAGCAAAGACAAAAAG CCACcagctggagaagaggaggtgcAACACGGCCACGTGTGTGACCCAGCGCCTGGCGGATTTCCTGGTGCGCTCCAGCGGCAGCGCGGGCGCCCTGTACCCCCCCACCAACGTGGGCTCCAACACCTACGGCAAGAGGGACGCGCCAGGGCTGCCAggcacacagccccacagccatgcACTGCTCTAG
- the IAPP gene encoding islet amyloid polypeptide isoform X2, translating to MCNLKLSVFFIALSVTLSCLEATPIERLLSVADDLSDGTSKRQGWMLPVMSQNTLPGLSEEMPEQPAAKTKSHQLEKRRCNTATCVTQRLADFLVRSSGSAGALYPPTNVGSNTYGKRDAPGLPGTQPHSHALL from the exons ATGTGCAACCTAAAGCTGTCAGTTTTCTTCATTGCACTTTCTGTCACTCTGAGCTGTTTGGAAGCTACACCTATTGAGAG ATTACTGTCTGTGGCTGATGATCTATCTGATGGTACTTCCAAGAGACAAGGATGGATGTTGCCTGTAATGTCACAGAATACACTCCCAGGACTCAGTGAGGAGATGCCAGAACAACCAGCAGCAAAGACAAAAAG CCACcagctggagaagaggaggtgcAACACGGCCACGTGTGTGACCCAGCGCCTGGCGGATTTCCTGGTGCGCTCCAGCGGCAGCGCGGGCGCCCTGTACCCCCCCACCAACGTGGGCTCCAACACCTACGGCAAGAGGGACGCGCCAGGGCTGCCAggcacacagccccacagccatgcACTGCTCTAG